Proteins from a genomic interval of Bifidobacterium longum subsp. infantis ATCC 15697 = JCM 1222 = DSM 20088:
- a CDS encoding Rid family detoxifying hydrolase, producing the protein MSEKMEAVATSEAPAALGAYSQAVKANGFVFVSGQLGIDPATGELAGETAGEQAAQALKNIKHILDTAGTGIEHVCRATIYLKNVEDFKEVDARYAEAFIGSVKPARVAFGNNMIPKGALVEIDAIAVE; encoded by the coding sequence ATGAGCGAAAAGATGGAAGCCGTAGCCACTTCCGAGGCGCCGGCCGCGCTGGGCGCATACAGCCAGGCGGTGAAGGCCAATGGCTTCGTGTTCGTATCCGGCCAGCTGGGCATCGATCCGGCCACCGGCGAACTGGCGGGCGAGACCGCTGGAGAGCAGGCCGCGCAGGCGTTGAAGAACATCAAGCACATTCTCGACACTGCCGGCACCGGCATCGAGCATGTGTGCCGTGCCACCATCTACCTGAAGAACGTCGAGGACTTCAAGGAAGTGGACGCACGTTACGCTGAGGCGTTCATCGGCTCCGTCAAGCCCGCCCGCGTGGCCTTTGGCAACAACATGATTCCCAAGGGCGCGCTCGTGGAGATTGACGCCATCGCGGTGGAGTGA
- a CDS encoding CYTH domain-containing protein, translating into MSEPTDDFEYERRFFCRELPAEYDDGDAPTLIIQSYYVHADNYALRVRLVSHKVHVDMTPDVNPVAVLDEYRDRFSEAYITVKGPSVGGTRYEVEREIDTRIAAELIKRGGSVIIKNRYSVWIAEDGWSVDVFGGPNAPLIVAEAERSGPVTNLTIPKFCITEITDQARFNNDGLANRPFCKWADDFEEELALEGPRFQQYFGKNRMV; encoded by the coding sequence ATGTCGGAACCTACAGATGACTTCGAATACGAACGCCGCTTCTTCTGCCGCGAGCTGCCGGCGGAATACGACGACGGCGACGCCCCGACCCTCATTATTCAGAGCTACTACGTGCATGCCGACAATTACGCCTTGCGCGTGCGGCTGGTCTCGCACAAGGTTCACGTCGACATGACGCCCGACGTAAATCCGGTGGCCGTGCTGGACGAGTACCGCGACCGGTTCTCGGAAGCGTATATCACCGTCAAAGGTCCGTCCGTGGGTGGCACGCGCTACGAGGTCGAGCGCGAGATCGACACGCGCATCGCCGCCGAACTCATCAAGCGCGGCGGCTCGGTAATCATCAAGAACCGGTATTCCGTGTGGATTGCGGAAGACGGCTGGAGCGTGGACGTGTTCGGCGGGCCGAACGCGCCGCTCATCGTAGCCGAGGCCGAACGATCCGGGCCGGTTACCAATCTGACGATTCCGAAATTCTGCATCACCGAAATCACCGATCAGGCGCGATTCAATAACGATGGTCTCGCCAACCGTCCGTTCTGTAAGTGGGCGGACGATTTCGAGGAGGAGCTGGCGCTGGAGGGGCCAAGATTCCAGCAGTATTTCGGGAAGAATCGGATGGTTTAG
- a CDS encoding NAD(P)H-dependent glycerol-3-phosphate dehydrogenase, with protein MGKNITVLGAGAWGTAFGQVLADAGNTVTMWAKEQRIVEDIRDRHHNAVRLPSVEKLPDNMTATGDRAEAVKNADIVVVAIAAQFARVALVEFKGLIPDHAIVVSLMKGIERGTNKRMDEVVRESLDLPADRFAAISGPNLSKEIADRHPAATVVACTNLDNATKVAEACTTSYFKPFVTTDVIGLEMCGSLKNVTALAVGMARGAGYGENTAAMIETRGLAELTALGAAAGADPKTFFGLAGVGDLIATCGSPLSRNYTFGANLGKGLTVEEATKVSNGVAEGVPTTDAVVALGEQLDVPTPLAYQMSRVLNEGISCSEMLAGLFGHEVTGE; from the coding sequence ATGGGTAAAAATATAACGGTTCTCGGTGCAGGAGCATGGGGTACCGCTTTCGGCCAAGTGCTGGCGGACGCCGGCAACACGGTGACCATGTGGGCCAAGGAGCAGCGGATTGTCGAGGACATTCGCGATCGCCACCACAACGCCGTGCGCCTGCCGTCCGTCGAAAAGTTGCCGGACAACATGACCGCCACCGGGGATCGCGCCGAAGCCGTCAAGAACGCGGACATCGTGGTTGTGGCCATCGCCGCGCAGTTCGCGCGAGTGGCACTCGTCGAATTCAAGGGACTGATTCCTGATCACGCCATCGTCGTCAGCCTGATGAAGGGCATCGAGCGTGGCACCAACAAGCGTATGGACGAAGTCGTCCGCGAATCCCTTGACCTGCCGGCCGACCGGTTCGCCGCCATTTCCGGACCGAACCTGTCCAAGGAAATCGCCGATCGTCATCCTGCCGCTACCGTGGTGGCTTGTACGAACCTCGATAATGCCACGAAGGTGGCTGAGGCATGTACCACCTCCTATTTCAAGCCGTTCGTGACCACCGACGTCATCGGCCTGGAAATGTGCGGCAGCCTGAAGAACGTGACCGCGCTGGCCGTGGGCATGGCCCGTGGTGCCGGCTATGGTGAGAACACCGCAGCCATGATCGAAACTCGTGGACTGGCCGAACTGACCGCGCTGGGCGCAGCTGCTGGCGCCGATCCCAAGACCTTCTTCGGCTTGGCCGGTGTGGGTGATCTCATCGCCACCTGTGGCTCTCCGCTGTCTCGTAACTATACGTTCGGCGCGAATCTCGGCAAGGGATTGACGGTCGAGGAGGCCACCAAGGTCAGCAACGGTGTGGCCGAAGGCGTGCCCACCACGGATGCGGTGGTGGCTCTTGGCGAGCAGCTTGATGTGCCGACCCCATTGGCGTATCAGATGAGCCGCGTGCTGAACGAAGGCATTTCCTGCTCGGAGATGCTTGCCGGACTGTTCGGGCACGAGGTTACCGGCGAATAA
- a CDS encoding D-alanine--D-alanine ligase family protein — MAKKRVVVLYGGRADEHSISCISTAGVLGAMDTERFEPIPVGITKDGKWIINGEDPRGWNLDGGELPTVKITPESRPVMLDPSRGQDGFFIGEPSHINSADSGFGTSFVSMPDPEMHHALTSLGHVDAVLPVLHGPYGEDGTVQGLLEMMGVPYVGCGVFASAACMDKHYTKVVLGAAGIPTAPGVTVDARNFTAADVLAKIEDAGLTYPLFIKPSRAGSSFGVTKVEKADDRETQQDRLAAAIATAGEHDWKVLVEQGIDGREIECAVLCPKAGDEPEASWPGEIVLDHQNDDQFYDFDSKYMDASASHVEVPANLPVSVLEDVRDVARRAFKAVDGAGLSRVDTFVTPDGTVMVNEINTMPGFTPISMYPKAWDATGVSYTELITRLIEGVLR; from the coding sequence ATGGCCAAGAAGCGTGTTGTGGTGCTCTATGGTGGGCGTGCAGACGAGCATTCGATTTCCTGCATCTCCACTGCCGGTGTGCTGGGGGCCATGGACACTGAACGGTTCGAGCCGATTCCGGTCGGCATCACCAAGGACGGCAAGTGGATCATCAACGGCGAAGATCCTCGTGGCTGGAACTTGGACGGCGGCGAGCTGCCGACCGTAAAGATCACCCCGGAATCGCGCCCGGTGATGCTTGACCCCTCTCGCGGCCAGGACGGTTTCTTCATCGGCGAGCCCAGCCACATCAATTCCGCCGATTCCGGCTTCGGCACCAGCTTCGTCAGCATGCCCGACCCGGAAATGCACCATGCGCTGACCTCCCTTGGCCATGTGGACGCGGTACTGCCGGTGCTGCACGGCCCCTATGGCGAGGACGGCACGGTTCAAGGCCTGCTGGAAATGATGGGTGTGCCGTACGTGGGGTGCGGAGTGTTTGCTTCCGCCGCCTGCATGGATAAGCATTACACCAAGGTGGTGCTGGGTGCCGCCGGCATTCCCACCGCGCCGGGTGTGACGGTCGATGCGCGCAACTTCACCGCCGCCGATGTGCTTGCCAAGATCGAGGACGCCGGTCTTACCTATCCGCTGTTCATCAAGCCTTCGCGCGCAGGCTCCAGCTTCGGTGTGACCAAGGTCGAGAAAGCCGATGACCGCGAGACCCAGCAGGATCGTCTGGCCGCCGCCATCGCCACCGCCGGCGAGCACGATTGGAAGGTGCTCGTCGAACAGGGGATTGATGGCCGCGAAATCGAATGTGCCGTGCTGTGTCCGAAGGCCGGTGACGAGCCTGAAGCCAGCTGGCCCGGCGAAATCGTGCTCGATCATCAGAACGACGACCAGTTCTACGATTTCGACTCCAAGTACATGGATGCCTCCGCCAGCCACGTGGAAGTGCCTGCCAATCTGCCAGTCAGCGTGCTTGAGGACGTGCGTGACGTGGCCCGGCGTGCGTTCAAGGCCGTGGATGGTGCCGGCTTGAGCCGTGTGGACACCTTCGTGACGCCTGATGGCACGGTGATGGTCAACGAAATCAACACCATGCCCGGCTTCACGCCGATTTCTATGTATCCCAAGGCTTGGGATGCCACCGGAGTGAGCTACACCGAACTCATCACGCGATTGATTGAGGGTGTGCTGAGGTAG
- a CDS encoding lysophospholipid acyltransferase family protein, giving the protein MASKGKPSPRSAVSPLSDAQVERLAARHTLVDPTQYYPTGPRTPNQPEIDAQNPKATKRLLAGVSGVFRASCKTKAWGLEQVPETGPFITAASHITMFDVFVPMMSLFHMGRRPRYMAKAEMAKWPLIGKWFQLVGMQPVQRHSGKAKQIEETSIDILTSGRPLTVWPEGTVTRDPKKWVMSIKEGVGYIALESSRRLGHQVPLYPAVTWGAASINHWWPWPRKNVVMCYDHALDYSDLLADMDSWGEEPPAEAVNELMWRVLKRMNTVLEEIRGEQFPAEGYWDYRSMSRKPWPEAGGPFPAEK; this is encoded by the coding sequence ATGGCATCCAAAGGAAAACCGTCGCCGCGTTCGGCCGTCAGCCCGCTGAGCGACGCCCAGGTCGAGCGTCTGGCCGCCCGTCATACGCTTGTGGACCCGACGCAGTATTACCCGACCGGCCCTCGCACGCCCAATCAGCCGGAGATCGACGCGCAGAACCCCAAGGCCACGAAACGGTTGCTGGCCGGCGTGTCTGGGGTGTTCCGCGCCAGCTGCAAGACCAAGGCCTGGGGCTTGGAACAGGTGCCGGAAACCGGACCGTTCATCACCGCCGCCAGTCATATCACCATGTTTGATGTGTTCGTGCCGATGATGAGCCTGTTCCACATGGGCCGCCGCCCCCGGTACATGGCCAAGGCCGAGATGGCGAAGTGGCCATTGATCGGCAAGTGGTTCCAGTTGGTCGGCATGCAGCCGGTGCAGCGTCATTCGGGCAAGGCCAAGCAGATCGAAGAGACCTCGATTGATATTCTGACGTCCGGCCGCCCGCTGACGGTCTGGCCGGAAGGCACCGTGACCCGCGACCCGAAAAAGTGGGTGATGAGCATTAAGGAGGGCGTGGGATATATCGCCCTTGAATCCTCGCGCAGACTGGGGCATCAGGTGCCGCTGTACCCGGCGGTGACGTGGGGTGCCGCCTCCATCAACCACTGGTGGCCATGGCCGCGCAAAAACGTGGTGATGTGCTATGACCATGCGCTCGATTACTCCGATCTGCTTGCCGACATGGACTCATGGGGTGAAGAACCGCCTGCCGAGGCCGTGAACGAGCTGATGTGGCGCGTGCTCAAACGCATGAACACAGTACTGGAGGAAATTCGTGGCGAACAGTTCCCCGCTGAAGGCTACTGGGACTACCGCAGCATGAGTCGCAAGCCTTGGCCTGAAGCCGGCGGCCCGTTCCCGGCTGAGAAGTAG